A single Kribbella aluminosa DNA region contains:
- a CDS encoding LLM class flavin-dependent oxidoreductase, which yields MTAIGMCFPRTYPAALVTDVARRLDQGGADELWIIEDCFFTAGPSLVSAALTSTERLTVGLGIVPGVVRTAAVTAMEFATLEALGPGRFLPGIGHGVQSWMGQMGVRPKSPLTALEEVTTSVARLLRGEEVSFEGKEVYLDKVKLDAPPAVVPPILLGVQGPKSMALAGRVADGVVLAEPATAAYVRQSVEYAGSPEGFVVATFTAMCVREDRKSAYEWTAPWLGWRIADRAPQLTALPFFDELQKLYDASGEAGLVGMPSEWWTAIGAIGTVEDAAAHIDGLEAAGVQHVGLFPDPEVEHGLPQLDYVLELARR from the coding sequence ATGACCGCTATCGGAATGTGCTTCCCGCGTACCTATCCGGCCGCGCTCGTCACCGACGTGGCACGCCGGCTCGACCAGGGTGGGGCGGACGAGCTGTGGATCATCGAGGACTGCTTCTTCACCGCCGGACCGTCGCTGGTGTCGGCCGCGCTGACCTCGACCGAGCGGTTGACCGTCGGGCTCGGGATCGTGCCGGGCGTGGTGCGGACGGCGGCCGTGACCGCGATGGAGTTCGCGACGCTGGAGGCGCTCGGGCCGGGGCGCTTCCTGCCCGGCATCGGTCATGGCGTGCAGTCGTGGATGGGGCAGATGGGGGTACGGCCGAAGTCGCCGCTGACAGCGCTCGAGGAGGTCACCACGAGTGTCGCCCGGTTGCTGCGCGGCGAGGAGGTCAGCTTCGAGGGCAAGGAGGTGTACCTCGACAAGGTGAAGCTCGACGCGCCGCCGGCCGTGGTGCCGCCGATCCTGCTCGGCGTGCAGGGGCCGAAGTCGATGGCGCTCGCGGGGCGGGTCGCGGACGGGGTCGTGCTCGCGGAGCCGGCGACCGCGGCGTACGTGCGGCAATCGGTGGAGTACGCCGGGTCGCCCGAGGGGTTCGTGGTCGCGACGTTCACGGCGATGTGCGTGCGGGAGGACCGGAAGTCGGCGTACGAGTGGACCGCGCCGTGGCTCGGGTGGCGGATCGCCGATCGGGCGCCGCAGTTGACCGCGTTGCCGTTCTTCGACGAGTTGCAGAAGCTGTACGACGCGAGCGGCGAGGCCGGGCTGGTCGGGATGCCGAGCGAGTGGTGGACGGCGATCGGTGCGATCGGGACGGTGGAGGACGCGGCCGCGCACATCGACGGGTTGGAGGCGGCCGGCGTTCAGCATGTCGGGCTCTTCCCGGATCCGGAGGTGGAGCACGGGTTGCCGCAGCTGGATTATGTGCTGGAGTTGGCGCGGCGTTAG
- a CDS encoding carboxymuconolactone decarboxylase family protein, with translation MARIGLEHRRTWFVRLAEWGSRRKYGEVLDPGKAALHNRRVLTTMLMMEGSAARWNKLEPGLKALAVMVTSARIGCSWCVDFGYWEFHHLGVDQAKLRDVPGWRDSDVYSDLERAVMDYAEAMSATPPEVTDEQVERLRAELTDEQLVELTAVVSLENYRSRTNAALGLTSQGFKEYCELRPVQ, from the coding sequence ATGGCGCGGATCGGATTGGAACACCGGCGGACGTGGTTCGTCCGGCTGGCCGAGTGGGGCAGCCGGCGGAAGTACGGCGAGGTACTGGATCCCGGGAAGGCGGCGCTGCACAACCGGCGGGTGCTGACCACGATGCTGATGATGGAGGGGTCCGCCGCTCGATGGAACAAGCTGGAGCCAGGGCTGAAGGCGCTCGCCGTGATGGTGACGTCGGCCCGGATCGGGTGCAGCTGGTGCGTGGACTTCGGGTACTGGGAGTTCCATCACCTGGGTGTCGACCAGGCCAAGCTGCGGGATGTGCCAGGGTGGCGTGACAGCGATGTCTACTCGGATCTGGAGCGCGCGGTGATGGACTACGCCGAAGCGATGTCGGCGACCCCGCCGGAGGTCACCGACGAGCAGGTCGAGCGGTTGCGGGCAGAGCTCACCGACGAGCAGCTGGTCGAGCTCACGGCAGTCGTGTCGCTGGAGAACTACCGCTCCCGTACGAACGCCGCGCTCGGCCTCACCAGCCAGGGCTTCAAGGAGTACTGCGAACTGAGGCCGGTGCAGTGA
- the argH gene encoding argininosuccinate lyase translates to MSSGEKAALWGGRFAGGPADALAALSKSTQFDWRLAPYDIAGSKAHAKVLHRAGLLSDDDLTAMLAGLDGLLDDVLSGEFLPAPEDEDVHTALEHGLLVRLGPELGGRLRAGRSRNDQVATLFKSYLREHGRIIGRLVLDQVNTLADRASQHLGVAMPGRTHLQHAQPVLLSHQLLAHAWPLIRDLDRLADWDARVAADSPYGSGALAGSSLGLDPVFVAQELGFTNSSANSIDGTSSRDFVAEFAFVTAQIGIDLSRQAEEVIIWATKEFGFVELDDAFSTGSSIMPQKKNPDIAELARGKAGRLIGNLTGLLATLKAQPLAYNRDLQEDKEPVFDSIDTLEVLLPAFTGMIRTLRFNTARLEELAPQGFSLATDIAEWLVRQQVPFRVAHELAGACVQECEKRGIELWDLTNEDLAAISPHLTPEVRTVLTVQGSLSSRNTRGGTAQPQVEAQLAELKTQTTNHTTRLT, encoded by the coding sequence GTGAGTTCAGGTGAGAAAGCAGCCCTGTGGGGCGGACGGTTCGCGGGTGGTCCGGCGGATGCGTTGGCGGCGTTGAGCAAGTCGACGCAGTTCGACTGGAGGCTGGCGCCGTACGACATTGCGGGGTCGAAGGCGCACGCCAAGGTGCTGCACCGTGCGGGGCTGCTGTCCGACGACGACCTGACGGCGATGCTGGCCGGCCTCGACGGGCTGCTGGACGACGTACTGTCCGGAGAGTTCCTCCCTGCTCCGGAGGACGAGGACGTGCACACGGCTCTGGAGCACGGGCTGCTGGTGCGGCTCGGTCCTGAGCTGGGCGGGCGGCTGCGGGCAGGGCGGTCGCGGAACGACCAGGTGGCGACGCTGTTCAAGAGCTACCTGAGGGAGCACGGCCGGATCATCGGGCGGCTGGTGCTGGACCAGGTGAACACGCTGGCGGACCGGGCGTCACAGCACCTCGGTGTGGCGATGCCTGGGCGTACCCACCTTCAGCACGCGCAGCCGGTGCTGCTGTCCCACCAGCTGCTCGCGCATGCCTGGCCGTTGATCCGGGACCTCGACAGGCTGGCCGACTGGGACGCCCGCGTTGCGGCGGACTCGCCGTACGGCTCGGGTGCGCTGGCCGGTAGCTCGCTGGGGCTGGACCCGGTCTTCGTCGCGCAGGAGCTCGGGTTCACGAACTCGTCGGCGAACTCGATCGACGGTACGTCGTCCCGGGACTTCGTCGCGGAGTTCGCGTTCGTCACCGCGCAGATCGGCATCGACCTGTCCCGGCAGGCCGAGGAGGTGATCATCTGGGCGACGAAGGAGTTCGGTTTCGTCGAGCTGGACGACGCGTTCTCGACCGGGTCGAGCATCATGCCGCAGAAGAAGAACCCGGACATCGCGGAGCTCGCCCGCGGCAAGGCCGGGCGGTTGATCGGCAATCTCACCGGGCTGCTCGCGACGCTGAAGGCGCAGCCGCTCGCGTACAACCGCGACCTGCAGGAGGACAAGGAGCCGGTGTTCGACTCCATCGACACCCTCGAGGTGCTGCTGCCCGCGTTCACCGGGATGATCCGGACCCTCCGCTTCAACACCGCCCGTCTCGAGGAGCTTGCTCCCCAAGGCTTCTCGCTGGCGACCGACATCGCCGAATGGCTGGTCCGCCAGCAGGTCCCGTTCCGGGTCGCCCACGAACTCGCCGGCGCCTGCGTCCAGGAATGCGAAAAACGCGGCATCGAACTCTGGGACCTCACCAACGAGGACCTGGCCGCGATCTCCCCACACCTCACCCCCGAAGTCCGCACAGTCCTCACCGTCCAAGGCTCCCTGTCCTCCCGCAACACCCGAGGCGGCACCGCCCAACCCCAGGTTGAAGCCCAACTAGCCGAACTCAAAACCCAAACCACCAACCACACCACCCGCCTCACCTAA
- a CDS encoding arginine repressor: MSYAVPTTKTARQQRIVDLLGRQPVRSQTELADLLAASGLVVGQATLSRDLVEIGAVKVRDATGQLVYAVPGEGGDRTPRAGEAAAFEARLARVASELLVSAEGSANLVILRTPPGAAQYFASAIDHVGLDDVLGTIAGDDTVMVVSRKPTGGEALAARFLSLAQRAEARPDRPAQPLKDLTVD, translated from the coding sequence ATGAGCTACGCCGTACCGACCACCAAGACCGCGCGGCAGCAGCGGATCGTCGATCTGCTCGGGCGGCAGCCGGTGCGGTCCCAGACCGAGCTGGCCGACCTGCTCGCCGCGTCCGGCCTGGTGGTCGGGCAGGCGACGCTGTCGCGGGACCTGGTGGAGATCGGTGCGGTCAAGGTCCGCGACGCGACCGGCCAGCTCGTGTACGCCGTACCGGGGGAGGGCGGTGACCGTACGCCGCGTGCCGGCGAGGCCGCCGCGTTCGAGGCGCGGCTGGCCCGGGTCGCGTCCGAACTCCTGGTCTCCGCCGAGGGCAGCGCCAACCTGGTCATCCTCCGAACCCCGCCGGGTGCGGCCCAGTACTTCGCGTCGGCGATCGACCACGTGGGTCTGGACGACGTCCTCGGCACCATCGCCGGCGACGACACCGTCATGGTCGTCTCCCGCAAGCCCACCGGAGGTGAGGCCCTCGCAGCCCGCTTCCTGAGCCTGGCCCAGCGCGCCGAGGCCAGGCCCGACCGACCGGCGCAGCCATTGAAGGATCTGACGGTCGACTAG
- the argB gene encoding acetylglutamate kinase, translated as MNTHADAVEKAAVLTEALPWLKEFHGKTVVVKYGGNAMVDDKLKQAFASDIVFLRYAGVRVVVVHGGGPQISDMLGRLGIDSEFRGGLRVTTPEAMDVVGMVLVGKVGRELVGLLNAHGPFAVGMSGEDAGLFTAERRTALVDGEQVDIGLVGDVVEVRPEAVVDLIDAGRIPVVSTIAPDEDGQAHNVNADTAAAALAVALGAEKLVVLTDVAGLYRNWPDSDEIITQIDAAELAELLPSLASGMVPKMEACLRAVESGVSRATVIDGRVPHSLLLEIFTDAGSGTQVIPS; from the coding sequence ATGAACACCCATGCGGACGCGGTCGAGAAGGCCGCCGTACTGACCGAAGCCTTGCCTTGGCTGAAGGAGTTCCACGGCAAGACGGTCGTCGTGAAGTACGGCGGGAACGCCATGGTCGACGACAAGCTCAAGCAGGCGTTCGCGTCCGACATCGTCTTCCTCCGGTACGCCGGGGTGCGGGTCGTCGTCGTCCACGGCGGTGGGCCGCAGATCAGCGACATGCTCGGCCGGCTCGGGATCGACAGCGAGTTCCGCGGCGGGCTCCGGGTCACCACGCCCGAGGCGATGGACGTCGTCGGCATGGTGCTGGTCGGCAAGGTCGGCCGTGAGCTGGTCGGGCTGCTGAACGCGCACGGCCCGTTCGCGGTCGGGATGTCCGGCGAGGACGCGGGCCTGTTCACCGCGGAACGGCGTACCGCGCTGGTCGACGGCGAGCAGGTCGACATCGGGCTGGTCGGCGACGTCGTCGAGGTCCGGCCGGAGGCGGTGGTCGACCTGATCGACGCCGGCCGGATCCCGGTGGTGTCGACGATCGCGCCGGACGAGGACGGCCAGGCGCACAACGTGAACGCCGACACCGCGGCCGCGGCGCTCGCGGTCGCGCTCGGGGCCGAGAAGCTCGTCGTACTCACCGATGTCGCCGGGCTGTACCGCAACTGGCCGGACAGCGACGAGATCATCACCCAGATCGACGCGGCCGAGCTGGCAGAGCTGCTGCCGTCACTGGCGTCCGGCATGGTCCCGAAGATGGAGGCCTGCCTGCGCGCGGTCGAGTCGGGCGTCTCCCGGGCGACCGTCATCGACGGCCGGGTGCCGCACTCGCTGCTGCTGGAGATCTTCACCGACGCCGGAAGTGGAACCCAGGTGATCCCGTCATGA
- a CDS encoding DNA-3-methyladenine glycosylase, translated as MRRSVLAGPVLEVAPRLLGMVLRSTTPDGTVAVRLTEVEAYDGANDPGSHAYRGPTARTEVMFGPPGHLYVYFTYGMHFCMNVVAGPDGKPSAVLLRAGEVIEGLDLARTRRGHPADHAVAFNQSAVRKVPVRKVPVRNVPVRKGPVAKLPKPNPDRDLARGPARLCVALGIGREGNGIDLLAKNAPIQLLDGPGYDGVPATGPRVGLRDAADRPWRFWIPNDPTVSPYRPHVPKKRP; from the coding sequence ATGCGGCGTTCTGTTCTGGCTGGTCCTGTGTTGGAGGTCGCGCCGAGGTTGCTGGGAATGGTGCTGCGAAGCACCACACCAGACGGAACAGTCGCCGTCCGCCTCACCGAGGTCGAGGCGTACGACGGCGCTAACGACCCGGGCTCACACGCCTACCGCGGCCCGACAGCCCGCACCGAGGTGATGTTCGGCCCACCCGGCCACCTGTACGTCTACTTCACCTACGGCATGCACTTCTGCATGAACGTCGTCGCCGGCCCCGACGGCAAACCGTCCGCCGTCCTGCTCCGCGCGGGCGAGGTCATCGAAGGCCTCGACCTCGCCCGAACCCGCCGCGGCCACCCCGCCGACCACGCGGTCGCCTTCAACCAGTCCGCCGTACGCAAAGTCCCCGTACGCAAAGTCCCCGTACGTAATGTCCCCGTACGCAAAGGCCCCGTCGCGAAGCTCCCCAAGCCGAACCCCGACCGCGACCTCGCCCGCGGCCCTGCCCGCCTGTGTGTTGCCCTCGGCATCGGACGCGAAGGCAACGGCATCGACCTGCTCGCGAAGAACGCCCCCATCCAGCTCCTCGACGGCCCCGGCTACGACGGCGTACCGGCGACCGGCCCACGCGTCGGGCTCCGCGACGCAGCCGACCGCCCGTGGCGCTTCTGGATCCCCAACGACCCGACGGTCTCGCCGTACCGCCCCCACGTCCCCAAGAAACGCCCCTAA
- a CDS encoding acetylornithine transaminase, whose protein sequence is MTELLTVDGTQSALTQRYTSALMNTFGAPKRVLVRGEGAYLWDADGNKYLDLLGGLAVNCLGHAHPFVVSAVTSQLATLGHVSNFFASAPQIALAEKLLGLFDAPGKVFFTNSGTEANEAAFKITRRTGRTKIVSTVGAFHGRSMGALAITWKPAYREAFAPLPGDVEFVPYGDAEALAAAVDDQTAAVVLEPIQGENGVVVPPDGYLRAARRITSEHGALLWIDEIQTGIGRTGTWFAFEPEGITPDLVTVAKGLGAGIPIGACIGLGAAADLLQPGNHGTTFGGNPVAAIAGLAVLTVIERDGLLDQVNAIGNHLASAVTALDHPLIGGVRGRGLLLAIQLNKPVSDQVAALALEAGFVINNPIPDALRLAPPYILSKADADSFVAALPGLLDKVEA, encoded by the coding sequence ATGACCGAGCTTCTCACTGTCGACGGCACGCAGAGTGCGTTGACCCAGCGGTACACGAGTGCGCTGATGAACACCTTCGGGGCGCCGAAGCGCGTGCTGGTCCGCGGCGAGGGCGCGTACCTGTGGGATGCCGACGGCAACAAGTACCTCGACCTGCTCGGCGGGCTCGCGGTGAACTGCCTCGGCCACGCGCACCCTTTCGTGGTTTCCGCCGTCACCTCGCAGCTCGCCACGCTGGGCCATGTCTCGAACTTCTTCGCGTCCGCACCGCAGATCGCGCTGGCCGAGAAACTGCTCGGTCTCTTCGACGCCCCGGGCAAGGTGTTCTTCACGAACTCCGGCACCGAGGCGAACGAGGCCGCGTTCAAGATCACCCGGCGGACCGGCCGGACCAAGATCGTCTCGACTGTCGGTGCCTTCCACGGGCGGTCGATGGGCGCGCTCGCGATCACCTGGAAGCCGGCGTACCGGGAGGCCTTCGCGCCGCTCCCGGGCGACGTGGAGTTCGTGCCGTACGGCGATGCCGAGGCGCTGGCCGCCGCCGTCGACGACCAGACAGCGGCCGTGGTGCTCGAGCCGATCCAGGGCGAGAACGGCGTCGTCGTACCGCCGGACGGCTACCTGCGGGCGGCGCGACGGATCACGTCCGAGCACGGCGCGCTGCTGTGGATCGACGAGATCCAGACCGGGATCGGGCGGACCGGGACCTGGTTCGCTTTCGAGCCCGAGGGGATCACGCCGGACCTGGTGACCGTGGCGAAGGGCCTCGGCGCCGGCATCCCGATCGGCGCCTGCATCGGGCTGGGCGCGGCCGCGGACCTGCTGCAGCCGGGGAACCACGGGACGACGTTCGGCGGCAACCCGGTCGCGGCGATCGCGGGCCTCGCGGTACTGACCGTGATCGAGCGAGACGGCCTGCTCGACCAGGTGAATGCCATCGGCAACCACCTCGCGTCGGCCGTGACCGCGCTCGACCATCCGCTGATCGGCGGCGTCCGCGGGCGCGGTCTGCTGCTCGCGATCCAGCTGAACAAGCCGGTGTCGGACCAGGTGGCGGCGCTGGCGCTGGAGGCCGGCTTCGTGATCAACAATCCGATCCCGGACGCGTTGCGGCTGGCGCCGCCGTACATCCTCAGCAAGGCTGATGCGGACAGTTTCGTCGCGGCCCTCCCGGGCTTGCTCGACAAGGTGGAGGCGTGA
- a CDS encoding RNA polymerase sigma factor, whose amino-acid sequence MGNWFEAQVEEHGASIHAYLARRTVSGVADDLLGDVWVAAYSARSSYDPSLGSARAWLFGVARHVLHGYYRKEYRKQRLRVRRLVDRPIDETAAVDARLDAAALGPALRTALRELPAAERELLLLVAWENLTPSDAAQVLGIPAGTARSRLYRARQRMDERLAGSGQTQDERTRQEAER is encoded by the coding sequence ATGGGCAACTGGTTCGAGGCGCAGGTCGAGGAACACGGGGCCTCAATTCACGCCTACCTGGCCCGGCGGACTGTGAGCGGCGTCGCGGACGACCTGCTCGGCGACGTCTGGGTGGCGGCGTACAGCGCGCGGTCGTCGTACGACCCGTCGCTGGGATCTGCCCGTGCGTGGCTGTTCGGTGTCGCCCGGCATGTCCTGCACGGTTACTACCGTAAGGAGTACCGCAAGCAACGGCTCCGAGTACGACGCCTCGTCGACCGACCGATCGACGAAACAGCCGCGGTCGACGCCCGCCTGGACGCGGCCGCCCTCGGGCCCGCTCTGCGTACGGCGCTCCGTGAGCTGCCGGCCGCCGAACGTGAACTGCTGCTCCTGGTCGCCTGGGAGAACCTGACCCCGTCCGACGCCGCGCAGGTCCTCGGCATCCCGGCCGGAACCGCCAGATCCCGGCTTTACCGCGCCAGACAACGTATGGACGAACGCCTCGCCGGTTCGGGCCAAACACAGGACGAACGCACCCGGCAGGAGGCCGAACGATGA
- the argJ gene encoding bifunctional glutamate N-acetyltransferase/amino-acid acetyltransferase ArgJ, giving the protein MTVDITPDAALDLGVDRSAGVTAPAGFRAAGVIAGIKPAGTPDLTVVVNDGPADVAAGVFTTNKVKAAPVLWSQQVLTAGALKAVVLNSGGANACTGPEGFQDTHKTAEKLASVLGVGAAEIGVCSTGLIGERLPMDKLLPGIDAAVAALGDGAEAGLAAATAVMTTDNVPKQAALKHPDGWSIGGFAKGAGMCAPNMATMLSVLTTDAVLDQPHLDHALRNAVGKTFNRLDVDGGTSTNDTVLLLSSGASGVTVTPEAFEAALTALAADLVKQLQADAEGVTKHVSITVQGAASEAEALAAAKIVAEDNLCKTAFFASDPNWGRIAMAVGNAPTAFDPSLLDITLNGAAICVAGGKGADRSEADLSGLEIDVLIDLHAGPASATVLTTDLSHAYVEENSAYSS; this is encoded by the coding sequence GTGACCGTCGATATCACCCCGGACGCTGCGCTGGATCTTGGAGTCGATCGGAGCGCCGGAGTGACCGCGCCGGCCGGCTTCCGCGCGGCCGGGGTGATCGCCGGGATCAAACCAGCCGGTACGCCGGACCTCACCGTCGTGGTCAACGACGGCCCTGCCGATGTCGCTGCCGGCGTCTTCACCACCAACAAGGTGAAGGCCGCGCCGGTGCTGTGGTCGCAGCAGGTGCTGACCGCCGGCGCGTTGAAGGCCGTCGTCCTGAACTCGGGCGGTGCCAACGCGTGCACCGGTCCGGAAGGTTTCCAGGACACCCACAAGACCGCCGAGAAACTGGCTTCCGTCTTGGGAGTGGGCGCCGCCGAGATCGGTGTCTGCTCGACCGGCCTGATCGGCGAACGGCTCCCGATGGACAAGCTGCTCCCCGGGATCGATGCGGCCGTCGCCGCTCTGGGCGACGGCGCCGAGGCCGGTCTGGCCGCGGCGACCGCGGTGATGACGACCGACAACGTGCCGAAGCAGGCGGCCCTGAAACACCCGGACGGCTGGAGCATCGGCGGCTTCGCGAAAGGCGCCGGCATGTGCGCGCCGAACATGGCGACGATGCTGAGCGTGCTCACCACCGACGCCGTACTCGACCAGCCGCACCTCGACCACGCGCTCCGGAACGCGGTCGGCAAGACGTTCAACCGGCTCGACGTCGACGGCGGTACGTCGACCAACGACACCGTGCTGCTGCTCAGCTCGGGCGCGTCCGGCGTGACCGTGACGCCCGAGGCGTTCGAGGCCGCGCTGACCGCCCTGGCTGCTGACCTGGTGAAGCAGTTGCAGGCGGACGCGGAGGGCGTCACCAAGCACGTGAGCATCACGGTCCAGGGCGCGGCGTCCGAGGCGGAGGCGCTGGCCGCCGCGAAGATCGTTGCCGAGGACAACCTGTGCAAGACCGCGTTCTTCGCCTCCGACCCGAACTGGGGCCGGATCGCGATGGCGGTCGGCAACGCCCCGACCGCGTTCGACCCTTCGCTGCTCGACATCACGCTGAACGGCGCTGCCATCTGTGTCGCCGGCGGCAAGGGCGCCGACCGCTCCGAGGCCGACCTGAGCGGCCTCGAGATCGACGTACTCATCGATCTGCATGCAGGCCCCGCGTCCGCGACTGTCCTCACCACGGACCTCTCGCACGCGTACGTCGAAGAGAACTCGGCGTACTCCTCATGA
- the argF gene encoding ornithine carbamoyltransferase codes for MVRHFLRDDDLSPVEQDEVLTLAAQLAGDRHGHKPLDGPKTVAVIFDKTSTRTRISFAVGIAELGGSPLIIDAQTSQLGRGEPIADTARVLDRQVAAIVWRTFAQTRIEEMAAASSVPVVNALTDEFHPCQILADLQTVRQHKGPTAGLKLVYLGDGANNMAHSYLLGGATAGLHVVVGSPAEYQPDPAILSRAAEIAATTGGSVAWTADAVQAVDGADVLATDTWVSMGQETEAADREAPFVPYAVTEQLLAKAKPDAIVLHCLPAYRGKEIEAAVIDGPQSVVWDEAENRLHAQKALLSWLLARSFEG; via the coding sequence ATGGTGAGGCACTTCTTGCGGGACGACGACCTGTCGCCGGTCGAGCAGGACGAAGTACTCACGCTGGCCGCTCAGCTGGCGGGGGACCGGCACGGGCACAAGCCGCTCGACGGGCCGAAGACCGTGGCGGTGATCTTCGACAAGACCTCGACCCGGACGCGGATCTCCTTCGCCGTCGGGATCGCCGAGCTCGGCGGTTCGCCGCTGATCATCGACGCCCAGACGTCGCAGCTCGGCCGCGGCGAGCCGATCGCGGACACCGCGCGGGTGCTGGACCGGCAGGTCGCGGCGATCGTCTGGCGGACGTTCGCACAGACGCGGATCGAGGAGATGGCGGCCGCGTCGTCGGTACCGGTCGTGAACGCGCTCACCGACGAGTTCCACCCGTGCCAGATCCTCGCGGACCTGCAGACCGTCCGGCAGCACAAGGGGCCGACAGCCGGGCTGAAGCTCGTGTACCTCGGCGACGGCGCGAACAATATGGCGCACTCGTACCTGCTCGGCGGGGCGACGGCCGGCCTGCACGTCGTGGTCGGCTCGCCGGCCGAGTACCAGCCGGACCCGGCGATTCTGTCCCGTGCCGCGGAGATCGCCGCCACGACCGGTGGATCGGTGGCGTGGACCGCGGATGCCGTCCAGGCCGTTGACGGTGCCGACGTACTCGCCACCGACACCTGGGTGTCGATGGGACAGGAGACCGAGGCGGCGGACCGCGAGGCGCCGTTCGTGCCGTACGCCGTGACCGAGCAACTGCTCGCCAAGGCCAAGCCGGACGCGATCGTGCTGCACTGCCTGCCCGCCTATCGTGGCAAGGAGATCGAGGCGGCCGTGATCGACGGACCGCAGTCGGTCGTCTGGGACGAGGCCGAGAACCGGCTGCACGCGCAGAAGGCGCTGCTGTCGTGGCTGCTGGCAAGGAGTTTCGAGGGATGA
- the argC gene encoding N-acetyl-gamma-glutamyl-phosphate reductase, producing MSVKVAVAGASGYAGGELLRLLSSHPEVEIGALTAGGNAGTALGLHHPHLVPLAGRILVETTAENLAGHDVVFLALPHGQSAVIAEQLGAEDNTVTVIDCGADFRLTEAEAWIEFYGGEHAGSWPYGLPELPGQRDKLRGSNRVAVPGCYPTVSTLALLPAVQAGLVDAGQLVVVAVSGTSGAGKAPKTHLLGAEVMGSASAYGVGGVHRHTPEIEQNLTPYAEVPVSVSFTPVLAPMARGILATCSAPVAEGTDYATLRKAYEDAYGDEPFIHLLPEGQWPQTQATLGANTVQLQVALDQRTGRAVVVAAMDNLTKGTAGAAVQCMNLATGLDETLALPLVGVAP from the coding sequence ATGAGTGTGAAGGTGGCGGTGGCCGGTGCCAGCGGATATGCGGGGGGCGAGCTGCTCCGGTTGCTGAGCAGCCATCCGGAGGTGGAGATCGGCGCGCTGACCGCCGGCGGGAACGCCGGTACGGCGCTCGGCCTGCACCACCCGCACCTCGTGCCGCTGGCCGGGCGCATCCTGGTCGAGACCACGGCGGAGAACCTCGCCGGTCACGACGTGGTGTTCCTGGCCCTGCCGCACGGACAGTCCGCCGTCATCGCCGAGCAGCTCGGAGCCGAAGACAATACAGTCACCGTGATCGACTGCGGCGCGGACTTCCGGCTGACGGAGGCCGAGGCGTGGATCGAGTTCTACGGCGGCGAGCACGCCGGCTCGTGGCCGTACGGGCTCCCGGAGCTCCCGGGGCAACGGGACAAGCTCCGCGGGTCGAACCGAGTCGCCGTACCGGGTTGTTACCCCACCGTCTCCACACTGGCCCTGCTGCCCGCCGTTCAGGCTGGACTCGTCGACGCGGGGCAGCTCGTGGTCGTCGCGGTCAGTGGTACGTCGGGCGCGGGCAAGGCCCCGAAGACGCATCTGCTCGGCGCCGAGGTGATGGGCTCCGCGTCGGCGTACGGCGTCGGCGGCGTGCACCGGCATACCCCGGAGATCGAGCAGAACCTCACGCCGTACGCCGAGGTGCCCGTGAGCGTCTCGTTCACGCCGGTGCTCGCGCCGATGGCCCGCGGGATCCTCGCGACCTGCAGCGCGCCCGTTGCCGAGGGCACCGACTACGCGACGCTCCGGAAGGCATACGAGGACGCGTACGGCGACGAGCCGTTCATCCACCTGCTGCCCGAGGGACAGTGGCCGCAGACGCAGGCGACCCTCGGCGCGAACACCGTGCAGTTGCAAGTCGCCCTGGACCAGCGCACCGGCCGCGCCGTCGTCGTGGCCGCGATGGACAACCTCACCAAGGGCACCGCCGGCGCCGCCGTGCAGTGCATGAACCTGGCCACCGGTCTCGACGAGACCCTGGCCCTTCCTCTCGTAGGAGTAGCCCCGTGA